A portion of the Acidisarcina polymorpha genome contains these proteins:
- a CDS encoding response regulator, translating into MDNPPISILSVEDHPVFREGLSTVIASQPDMVLAAHATTAVEALTEFRRLRPDVTLMDLRLPGTNGIDALIAIRGEYPQARIVMLTTSDGDGEIQRAMRAGACAYILKSMPKNDLLEVIRAVHSGRRCMPPEVAARLSEHYGEDDLTARELQVLRLIRDGQRNKQIADQLAIAETTVNFHIKNLVDKLQANDRTHAVTIAVRRGLLEI; encoded by the coding sequence ATGGATAACCCGCCAATCAGCATCTTAAGCGTCGAAGACCACCCGGTTTTCCGGGAGGGCTTGAGCACGGTCATAGCTTCGCAGCCAGACATGGTCCTCGCGGCGCACGCGACCACTGCTGTTGAGGCACTGACGGAGTTCCGTCGTCTTCGCCCCGATGTGACTCTCATGGACCTCCGGCTTCCTGGCACAAATGGCATCGATGCACTGATTGCGATCCGGGGAGAATATCCCCAGGCGCGTATCGTCATGCTGACTACGTCGGACGGAGATGGAGAGATCCAGCGGGCAATGCGGGCCGGGGCGTGCGCCTACATCCTAAAGAGCATGCCGAAGAACGATTTGCTGGAGGTGATCCGTGCCGTGCACTCTGGCCGACGGTGTATGCCGCCTGAAGTCGCGGCGCGCCTCTCAGAGCACTACGGCGAAGACGATCTGACCGCCCGAGAGTTGCAGGTGCTCCGGCTGATTCGGGACGGCCAGCGCAACAAGCAGATTGCCGACCAACTCGCCATCGCTGAGACAACGGTCAACTTCCACATCAAGAATTTGGTGGACAAGCTGCAGGCAAATGATCGAACGCATGCTGTCACCATTGCCGTGCGACGGGGTCTACTCGAGATCTAA
- a CDS encoding WD40/YVTN/BNR-like repeat-containing protein → MLKRSFLLILSMVTASTSGYAQEAWKGHQPTLIAQHSGTTQLLIAVSPVNSKVVWAAGAGGTYVVTTDGGATWKSGVVPGAEGLEFRDVQGVSDRIAYLMSIGNNTGDFRIYKTEDAGLHWTIQFKNKRSMLSMTALRSGLRSVASRIAIR, encoded by the coding sequence ATGCTAAAGCGCTCGTTTCTACTCATTCTTTCGATGGTCACCGCCTCTACTTCCGGATATGCGCAAGAAGCATGGAAGGGTCATCAACCTACCCTGATCGCACAGCACAGCGGCACCACCCAGCTGCTGATTGCCGTCAGTCCGGTAAACTCCAAAGTCGTCTGGGCAGCCGGAGCTGGCGGAACGTACGTGGTTACGACCGATGGAGGTGCGACCTGGAAGTCCGGGGTCGTACCGGGGGCCGAAGGCCTGGAATTCCGCGACGTGCAAGGCGTGAGCGACCGGATCGCTTACCTGATGTCCATCGGGAACAATACTGGAGATTTTCGCATCTACAAGACGGAAGACGCTGGCTTGCATTGGACTATCCAGTTCAAGAATAAGAGGTCAATGCTTTCTATGACTGCTTTGCGTTCTGGACTCCGGAGCGTGGCATCACGCATAGCGATTCGGTGA
- a CDS encoding sensor histidine kinase translates to MNNLRIPLLIPAMCFWFCCFVSSVWAVDPGRHISQYGHTAWRVQDGFLNAGVYTITQTVDGYMWIGTQNGLVRFDGVRFVPWVLPAGQHLPSSIITSLLGARDGSLWIGTTSGLSHWVNHNLMNVDLPGVVTQILEDRNGTIWFNSRGDGALHGPLCQIVATGFRCYGKAEGIPAYASVLAEDSQGNLWIGGASEVVRWTAESHSVYTTRGLRSSEGQSGVTSLVASPDGSIWAGMSFAGPDPKLQQLVRGAWKAFQAPRFEGATLPISALFLDRQGSLWIGVYSQGIYRVHGENVDHFRSADGLSDDFVQHFYEDREGNLWVGSDKGIDLFHDVPVATFAPHQALDVSEVDSVLTSRDGTVWVGSDSALEGLHGDQVSLIRTGKGLPGNQVTSLFEDHAGRLWVGIDETLSICTNGKFFQIRRDGGGPVGWVYAIAEDADRNIWAETLNKGTKSLLRIRNFRVVEELPAPQTPAARSIAPDPQGGIWLGLLNGDLARVRRGRTETFHFEHKQDSRVEQVTANPDGSVLGATEFGLIGWKEGKRQNLATNNGLPCDWVHAFVPDDHGALWLYMQCGLVEISGAEMEKWWKQPDGPVQVRVFDVFDGVRPGRSSPFAAAGRSADGRMWFGHGAVLQVIDPAHLASNPFPPPVHVEELVADRKAYSPIDGLQIPALTRELEIDYTALSFVVPQKVRFRYKLEGHDAEWQEPGTRRQAFYNDLAPGRYRFRVIACNNDGIWNEDGATLNLSVAPAWFQTNWVRALCVAFVLCTTWVFYRLRTRQIASAISARFDERLSERTRMARELHDTFLQTIQGSKFVVDDGLEDPLDAVKMHHALGQVSAWLEQAIEEGRAALNSLRSSTILKNDLGPALKRAAESGVVPDGMTISVSVIGDARELHPIVRDELYRIGREAIQNAKAHSHGSSLEIDLTYGQDLALHIRDNGVGIDPDYAMNGREGHFGLRGMRERAARIGARLTILNSAESGTDILVVVAGNVSFTHPDTGMFSRLRSLYRRAARHRDPS, encoded by the coding sequence GTGAATAACTTGCGGATTCCGCTCCTCATTCCCGCAATGTGCTTTTGGTTCTGCTGCTTCGTAAGCTCGGTCTGGGCGGTCGATCCGGGCCGGCACATCTCTCAGTACGGGCACACCGCGTGGAGAGTGCAGGACGGGTTTTTGAATGCGGGAGTATATACAATCACACAAACCGTCGATGGCTATATGTGGATTGGAACGCAGAATGGCCTGGTTCGCTTCGACGGAGTTCGCTTTGTTCCCTGGGTTCTACCGGCCGGCCAGCATCTGCCTTCCTCCATTATTACTTCTTTGCTCGGAGCGAGGGACGGAAGCTTATGGATCGGCACAACGTCCGGGCTCAGCCATTGGGTGAACCATAACTTGATGAATGTGGACTTGCCCGGAGTTGTTACCCAGATCCTCGAAGATAGGAACGGAACCATTTGGTTCAACTCCCGCGGAGATGGCGCTCTTCACGGGCCTCTTTGCCAGATCGTCGCAACCGGGTTCCGCTGTTATGGGAAGGCCGAAGGAATTCCGGCTTATGCCTCCGTGCTGGCCGAGGACTCCCAAGGAAATCTTTGGATCGGCGGGGCATCGGAGGTGGTTCGTTGGACCGCCGAGTCCCATAGCGTCTACACCACGAGGGGGCTGCGATCAAGCGAGGGGCAGTCCGGTGTGACGAGTCTCGTTGCCAGTCCCGACGGCTCGATATGGGCGGGAATGTCATTTGCCGGCCCTGACCCTAAATTGCAGCAACTCGTCCGAGGCGCCTGGAAAGCTTTTCAAGCGCCCCGGTTTGAAGGCGCTACGCTCCCGATCTCTGCACTTTTCTTAGACCGTCAAGGCTCGCTGTGGATCGGGGTCTATTCGCAGGGAATCTATCGTGTTCACGGCGAAAACGTGGACCATTTCCGGAGTGCTGATGGTTTGTCGGATGACTTCGTACAACATTTCTACGAGGATCGCGAAGGTAACTTGTGGGTTGGTAGCGACAAAGGAATTGACCTCTTCCACGACGTCCCCGTCGCCACCTTCGCTCCGCACCAGGCACTGGACGTTAGCGAAGTGGATTCCGTTCTTACCTCGCGGGATGGCACAGTCTGGGTAGGAAGCGACAGCGCATTGGAGGGGCTTCACGGCGACCAAGTCTCTTTGATACGAACCGGGAAAGGCCTGCCCGGCAATCAAGTCACATCTCTCTTCGAGGATCATGCCGGCCGATTGTGGGTTGGCATCGATGAAACGCTTTCTATCTGCACAAACGGAAAATTCTTCCAAATCAGGAGGGACGGTGGTGGTCCAGTCGGGTGGGTCTACGCTATCGCTGAAGATGCCGACAGAAACATCTGGGCCGAGACCTTAAACAAAGGCACCAAGAGTCTGCTGCGCATACGCAACTTCAGAGTTGTCGAGGAACTTCCCGCGCCGCAAACGCCTGCTGCCCGCAGTATTGCACCTGATCCGCAAGGTGGTATTTGGTTGGGCCTTCTGAATGGCGACCTAGCCAGGGTAAGGCGAGGGAGAACGGAGACGTTTCACTTCGAGCACAAACAAGACTCGCGCGTAGAACAAGTGACAGCGAATCCCGATGGTTCTGTATTGGGGGCAACGGAGTTCGGGCTCATCGGGTGGAAGGAGGGGAAGCGACAGAATCTTGCCACCAACAATGGCCTTCCCTGCGACTGGGTGCATGCGTTTGTTCCCGACGACCATGGCGCTCTCTGGCTGTATATGCAGTGCGGCCTGGTTGAGATTTCTGGCGCCGAGATGGAAAAGTGGTGGAAGCAACCCGACGGTCCGGTTCAGGTGAGGGTCTTTGACGTGTTCGATGGCGTCCGGCCGGGACGCAGCTCTCCCTTCGCCGCGGCGGGAAGAAGCGCGGATGGACGGATGTGGTTCGGGCATGGAGCCGTATTGCAGGTGATTGACCCAGCCCACTTAGCCTCCAATCCCTTCCCTCCGCCGGTTCACGTGGAAGAACTTGTTGCAGATCGGAAAGCTTACTCCCCCATCGACGGACTGCAGATACCGGCCCTTACTCGTGAACTGGAAATCGACTACACGGCGCTGAGCTTTGTCGTTCCGCAGAAGGTCCGATTCCGCTACAAACTGGAGGGGCATGATGCGGAGTGGCAAGAGCCGGGCACGCGGCGCCAGGCCTTTTATAACGATCTCGCTCCGGGGCGGTACCGGTTCAGGGTGATCGCGTGCAACAACGACGGTATCTGGAATGAAGACGGTGCAACCTTGAACCTCAGCGTCGCTCCCGCATGGTTTCAGACGAACTGGGTTCGAGCGCTTTGCGTTGCTTTCGTTCTCTGCACCACTTGGGTCTTCTACCGGCTCAGGACCCGGCAGATTGCAAGCGCCATTAGCGCTCGGTTTGACGAGCGGTTGTCAGAACGGACACGCATGGCAAGAGAGTTGCACGATACCTTCCTGCAAACGATACAAGGCAGCAAATTCGTGGTGGACGATGGACTGGAGGACCCATTGGACGCGGTGAAGATGCACCACGCATTAGGACAGGTTTCGGCTTGGCTGGAGCAGGCAATCGAGGAAGGCCGCGCAGCACTGAACTCGCTGCGGTCCTCAACGATACTGAAGAACGACCTTGGACCGGCGCTCAAGCGGGCCGCCGAAAGCGGGGTGGTCCCTGACGGCATGACCATCTCGGTTTCGGTGATTGGGGATGCGCGAGAGTTACATCCGATCGTTCGCGACGAATTGTATCGAATCGGACGCGAAGCGATTCAGAATGCAAAAGCCCACTCGCATGGGAGTTCTCTGGAAATTGACCTGACGTATGGCCAGGACCTGGCGCTTCATATCCGGGACAATGGGGTTGGTATCGATCCAGACTACGCGATGAACGGAAGAGAAGGCCACTTCGGCCTGCGGGGCATGCGCGAACGCGCCGCCCGCATCGGCGCAAGACTCACCATCCTGAACTCCGCTGAATCAGGGACCGATATTTTAGTGGTCGTCGCGGGAAACGTGAGCTTTACACATCCCGACACCGGCATGTTCTCGAGACTGCGGAGTCTCTATCGCCGCGCCGCTCGACATCGGGATCCGTCATAA
- a CDS encoding DUF4331 family protein: MSHHLDSPIARQDVRLDITDLYVFRGETGTAFVINVCHSIAKPPIPGYHPEGMYEFKIDLNGDAVEEVTYRLTFEERDAQGKQKYTIRRINGKEAIDPHAAGTVVAQGTTDETVTTPSGLRAWAGHAGDPFWIEPDVLHAVGHAFEDGTTVDLTGWDPSKAHNLFAGHTVHAIVLEVPDAELLTGAGDNRKIGVWAVATLATDAGGWRSINRVGLPMMPPLFAQFDEDFGNRLNAGHPSEDFATYGSHVTESISAVVAAYGTAEDSHAYAEKIAHRLLPNMLPYTVGTQASLGFVEWNGRSLTDNAPNVMFSTAANTPIKLGIGKESVTSKPRKTFPYIPVAV; the protein is encoded by the coding sequence ATGTCTCATCACCTCGACTCACCAATCGCCCGCCAGGACGTTCGTCTTGACATCACCGATCTGTACGTCTTTCGCGGCGAGACCGGCACTGCGTTTGTGATCAACGTTTGTCACTCGATCGCAAAACCTCCAATTCCCGGTTACCATCCCGAGGGCATGTACGAATTCAAGATCGATCTGAACGGCGATGCTGTTGAGGAGGTCACCTACCGGCTTACATTCGAGGAACGCGACGCCCAGGGCAAGCAGAAGTACACCATTCGCCGCATTAACGGTAAAGAAGCAATCGACCCGCACGCGGCAGGTACGGTCGTGGCACAAGGGACGACGGATGAGACTGTCACCACGCCGTCGGGCTTGCGCGCCTGGGCCGGTCATGCTGGTGACCCGTTCTGGATTGAGCCGGACGTGCTCCATGCGGTTGGACACGCCTTCGAGGATGGAACCACTGTGGATCTTACCGGCTGGGACCCAAGCAAGGCGCACAACTTGTTTGCTGGTCATACGGTCCATGCCATCGTGTTGGAAGTGCCTGATGCTGAACTACTCACCGGTGCAGGCGACAACCGGAAGATCGGTGTATGGGCAGTCGCTACACTCGCAACGGATGCAGGCGGATGGCGCTCGATCAACCGTGTCGGACTTCCGATGATGCCGCCCCTGTTCGCCCAGTTTGACGAAGATTTTGGCAATCGCCTCAACGCCGGACATCCTTCCGAGGATTTCGCAACCTACGGATCTCACGTTACCGAGTCCATCAGCGCCGTGGTTGCCGCCTATGGTACGGCTGAAGATTCCCACGCCTATGCGGAGAAGATCGCCCATCGCTTGCTCCCCAATATGCTCCCGTACACTGTCGGAACACAGGCATCGCTTGGTTTCGTCGAGTGGAATGGTCGATCTCTCACGGACAATGCACCCAACGTGATGTTCTCTACCGCGGCGAACACTCCCATTAAGCTTGGAATCGGCAAGGAGTCGGTCACGTCGAAGCCACGAAAGACGTTTCCCTATATCCCTGTTGCCGTGTAA
- a CDS encoding helix-turn-helix domain-containing protein → MEHLIERAAVKAGGRAITAELIQDELTREMSAAPGAFDVQAAEAKPFHEAVASWERHLVEQALNASRGNKSDAARRLGIHRRLLYEKLAQLKVI, encoded by the coding sequence TTGGAACATCTGATCGAGCGGGCTGCCGTTAAGGCTGGCGGTAGGGCCATCACAGCCGAGCTGATCCAGGACGAGTTAACGAGAGAGATGAGTGCCGCACCCGGCGCATTCGACGTTCAGGCAGCAGAAGCAAAGCCGTTCCACGAAGCGGTTGCAAGTTGGGAGCGCCATCTGGTCGAGCAAGCGTTGAACGCATCCCGAGGCAACAAGTCCGATGCCGCCCGGCGGCTAGGCATCCATCGACGGTTGCTCTACGAGAAGCTCGCACAGCTCAAGGTGATCTAG
- a CDS encoding sensor histidine kinase, with product MAKLKTSRSLQLCFLLLWASYTAWAVDPSRYISQYAHSSWTIQDGSFSGIPHAITQTTDGYLWIGTEAGLVRFDGVRFVPWVEPEGEHLPQAAIYSLLGPADGGLWIGTGVGLAHWKDGDLINYSSVVGRVNSIQEDEQGTVWMVRSRIGLGQSGPLCGITGKDIHCYGAADGLKCALGSSEVAIDRQANVWVGSSDALCRWRPGSSSIYLQQELKETEGLVGVSALSIGDDGAIWAGIARAGKKFGLRRLMNGVWKSYTVPGMDGARLAVNTLLLDRSNALWVGTVSQGIYRVYKGKADHFSSSDGLSSDAVQRFFQDKEGDIWVVTSKGIDCFRDLRVTTFSLREGLTADSAGSVLAAEDGALWIGNQGGLDILRQGALVRMKTHDGLPGQDITSLLEDHAGRMWIGVDRDLAVYDHKRFRLIKRADGSGVGVVVAMTEDTEHNIWASVVGNDAGLYRIRDFNVIEIPTPPHTSARALAPDFRSGILMGLRGGGLARYDDGRFESFSFNQGAAQDPVSNLLVDHDGTIWAATDHGLLRWKEGNVDTLNSRNGLPCDPIYALVRDNLGSLWLSTRCGFVAISDSELGRWQKQPDSAVKVKTYDALDGAQPGHASFQPGVSKSADGRLWFANDIFVQMIDPGHLEVNALAPPVHIEKIVADRRNYSPEDKLRLPALTRDLEIDYTALSFVVPQQVRFRYKLEGRDSDWQDPMTRRQAFYNDLRPGNYQFRVIACNNDGVWNEEGATLSFSIAPAWYQTTWFRVFFFAAILAMAWILYRVRVHQVAKAISARFDDRLSERTRMARELHDTFLQTIQGSKFVVDDGLEDPLDAVKMHRALGQVSAWLEQAIEEGRAALNSLRSSTILRNDLGPALKRAAESGVVPDGMTISVSVIGDARELHPIVRDELYRIGHEAIQNAKAHSHGSSLEIDLAYDHDLVLHIRDNGVGIDPGYAMNGREGHFGLRGMRERAARIGARLTILSSAESGTDILVVVAGNVSFTHPETGIFSRLRNLYRRAARHRDPL from the coding sequence GTGGCCAAGTTGAAGACCTCGCGTTCGCTCCAACTATGCTTCTTACTCCTGTGGGCAAGTTACACCGCGTGGGCTGTCGATCCGAGCCGCTATATATCGCAATATGCACACTCCTCCTGGACTATCCAGGATGGGTCCTTCAGCGGCATACCGCATGCGATCACGCAGACCACAGATGGCTATCTGTGGATCGGAACCGAGGCCGGGCTGGTTCGCTTCGATGGGGTGCGGTTCGTCCCTTGGGTCGAGCCAGAAGGCGAGCACCTTCCGCAGGCCGCAATCTATTCTCTGCTAGGACCGGCTGACGGAGGCCTTTGGATCGGGACCGGCGTCGGCCTGGCTCACTGGAAGGACGGCGACCTGATCAATTATTCGTCCGTAGTCGGGCGGGTCAACTCCATCCAGGAGGACGAGCAGGGAACGGTGTGGATGGTACGTTCGCGAATCGGTTTGGGCCAAAGCGGCCCGCTTTGTGGAATCACGGGCAAGGACATCCACTGCTACGGCGCTGCTGATGGGCTGAAGTGCGCTCTTGGTTCCTCAGAGGTGGCAATCGATCGGCAGGCAAACGTGTGGGTCGGGAGTTCGGATGCGCTTTGCCGGTGGAGGCCGGGCTCCTCCAGCATCTATCTGCAACAGGAGCTGAAGGAGACAGAGGGTCTAGTTGGCGTATCTGCCCTCTCCATCGGCGATGACGGAGCCATATGGGCCGGGATCGCGCGCGCCGGAAAGAAATTCGGATTACGGCGTCTGATGAATGGAGTCTGGAAAAGCTATACGGTGCCCGGAATGGATGGCGCCAGGCTGGCCGTCAACACCCTGCTCCTGGATCGCAGCAATGCACTCTGGGTGGGAACTGTGAGTCAGGGGATCTATCGGGTCTACAAGGGGAAGGCAGATCACTTCAGTAGTTCGGATGGCCTATCAAGCGATGCGGTGCAGCGCTTCTTTCAGGACAAGGAAGGCGATATATGGGTGGTGACTTCCAAAGGCATTGATTGCTTTCGAGACCTTCGGGTGACGACCTTCTCGCTTCGTGAAGGGCTAACGGCAGACAGTGCCGGTTCCGTGTTGGCGGCTGAAGATGGCGCGTTATGGATCGGGAATCAGGGCGGTCTGGACATTCTGCGTCAAGGGGCTTTGGTGAGAATGAAGACGCATGATGGCTTGCCTGGCCAAGACATCACATCGTTGCTGGAAGACCATGCGGGCAGGATGTGGATAGGTGTCGATCGAGATCTGGCGGTCTACGATCACAAGCGATTTCGATTGATCAAGAGGGCGGACGGAAGCGGCGTGGGAGTGGTTGTCGCCATGACCGAGGACACTGAACACAACATTTGGGCGTCTGTGGTCGGGAACGATGCGGGCCTGTATCGCATCCGCGATTTCAACGTCATAGAAATACCCACTCCACCTCATACGTCGGCGCGTGCGCTAGCTCCGGATTTTCGCTCGGGCATATTGATGGGGCTGAGGGGTGGCGGTCTGGCGCGGTACGACGATGGCCGATTTGAATCATTCTCTTTCAACCAAGGTGCCGCTCAAGACCCGGTCTCGAACTTGTTAGTGGACCACGACGGTACGATCTGGGCGGCGACCGACCATGGCCTCCTCCGATGGAAGGAAGGGAATGTGGACACCTTAAACTCCCGGAATGGCTTGCCTTGCGATCCCATCTACGCGCTGGTCAGGGACAATCTGGGTTCTCTGTGGCTCTCCACCCGGTGTGGGTTCGTAGCGATCTCCGACTCTGAGCTGGGGAGGTGGCAGAAACAACCAGACAGCGCCGTGAAGGTGAAAACATACGACGCCCTCGATGGGGCCCAACCGGGTCATGCGTCCTTCCAGCCGGGAGTTTCCAAGTCGGCAGACGGACGCTTGTGGTTTGCAAATGACATTTTCGTACAGATGATCGATCCCGGTCATCTGGAGGTCAACGCCCTTGCGCCCCCGGTTCACATCGAAAAGATCGTAGCGGACAGAAGGAACTACTCGCCGGAGGATAAACTTCGGCTACCCGCGCTGACGCGTGATCTGGAAATCGACTACACAGCGCTGAGCTTTGTAGTCCCGCAGCAGGTCCGCTTCCGTTACAAACTGGAAGGTCGAGACAGCGACTGGCAGGATCCGATGACAAGGCGGCAGGCCTTTTACAATGATTTACGCCCCGGCAACTACCAGTTTCGCGTGATCGCCTGCAACAACGACGGCGTATGGAATGAAGAGGGCGCAACGCTCAGTTTCAGCATTGCACCAGCGTGGTATCAGACGACGTGGTTTCGGGTCTTTTTCTTCGCCGCCATCCTCGCTATGGCGTGGATCCTGTACCGTGTCCGAGTGCATCAAGTCGCAAAGGCCATTAGCGCTCGCTTTGATGATCGGTTGTCGGAACGAACGCGGATGGCAAGAGAGTTGCACGATACCTTCCTGCAAACGATACAAGGCAGCAAATTCGTGGTCGACGATGGACTCGAAGACCCATTGGACGCGGTGAAGATGCACCGCGCATTGGGGCAGGTCTCGGCTTGGCTGGAGCAGGCAATCGAGGAAGGCCGCGCAGCACTAAACTCGCTGCGATCCTCAACGATATTGAGGAACGACCTTGGACCCGCACTCAAGCGGGCCGCCGAAAGCGGGGTGGTCCCTGACGGCATGACCATCTCGGTTTCGGTGATTGGCGATGCACGCGAGTTGCATCCGATCGTTCGCGACGAGCTGTATCGAATCGGACACGAAGCGATTCAGAATGCAAAAGCCCACTCCCATGGAAGTTCTTTGGAAATTGACCTGGCGTACGACCATGATCTGGTGCTGCATATCCGAGACAACGGGGTGGGTATCGATCCAGGCTACGCGATGAACGGAAGAGAAGGCCACTTCGGCTTGCGGGGCATGCGCGAACGCGCCGCCCGCATTGGCGCAAGACTCACCATCCTGAGCTCCGCTGAATCAGGGACCGATATTTTAGTGGTCGTCGCGGGAAACGTGAGCTTTACACATCCCGAAACCGGCATATTCTCGAGGCTGCGGAATCTCTATCGCCGTGCCGCTCGACATCGGGACCCGTTGTAA
- a CDS encoding sensor histidine kinase, whose product MVSISTFAENLKTDIPPVIASEPVFAIGRMVAFISHDLRQPLTAILANAEFLTRPDASEKQRVDFFREIRWDIDRIDALLSSLLECSKGRDALMPAARDIVQTVECAIRMTSVRHEFRRITIKHYHKGRTVGWFDASRMQRVIANLTLNACEAVDSGSGKVVITSVGNRDSLQIRVWDNGPGISPAIRASILQCSVSYGKPAGSGLGLMIAKKLVEDHGGTIHLDERCATGTAFKVKIPFAIPRKRLPAPHPSSR is encoded by the coding sequence ATGGTTTCGATCAGCACTTTCGCAGAGAATCTCAAGACGGATATACCCCCGGTCATTGCGTCGGAGCCGGTCTTTGCGATAGGCAGGATGGTTGCCTTTATCTCCCACGATCTTCGTCAGCCTTTGACGGCCATCCTCGCAAACGCGGAGTTTCTCACCCGGCCTGATGCCAGTGAGAAGCAGAGGGTAGACTTTTTCCGAGAGATCCGTTGGGACATCGACCGGATCGATGCGCTACTTTCTTCGCTACTGGAATGTTCCAAGGGCCGCGACGCCCTGATGCCTGCAGCCAGGGATATCGTTCAAACGGTCGAGTGCGCAATCCGGATGACGAGCGTGAGGCACGAGTTCCGCCGCATCACTATCAAGCACTATCACAAAGGCAGGACCGTAGGGTGGTTCGATGCCAGCCGTATGCAACGCGTGATCGCCAATCTGACCTTGAACGCTTGTGAAGCGGTCGATTCCGGGTCGGGTAAAGTCGTCATCACTTCGGTTGGAAATCGAGACAGCTTGCAAATCAGGGTGTGGGACAACGGTCCTGGAATCTCGCCGGCGATCCGGGCTTCCATTCTTCAATGTTCTGTGAGCTACGGAAAGCCTGCGGGCAGCGGACTGGGCTTGATGATTGCTAAGAAGCTTGTCGAAGATCATGGCGGGACGATTCACCTCGACGAGAGATGCGCGACTGGAACTGCCTTCAAGGTCAAGATACCTTTTGCGATCCCCAGAAAACGATTACCTGCCCCGCACCCAAGCTCTCGTTGA
- a CDS encoding zinc-dependent alcohol dehydrogenase family protein, protein MKNTVWLVAEAGGAFIEEERALPSLEGRQVLVRIAASGINPLDTKIRGVKAAHAQQSLPAVLGLDMAGTVEDVGAEVTEFKAGDEVYGMVGGVGGLQGTLAKFIVADSDLLALKPATLSMRQAAAMPLVTITAWEGLVDRANVQAGQTVLIHAGAGGIGHIAIQIARARGAEVFATVSANKVAIVRNLGATPINYQLATPAEYMEKYTRGAGFDIIYDTVGGATLDASFQVAKRYTGHVLSALGWGSHSLAPLSFRGATYSGVFTLFPMLSGEGRPHHGEILKDAAALVDAGHLTPLLNERHFSSAQIHEAFAAVEAGTTGKVVVEIEA, encoded by the coding sequence ATGAAGAACACGGTTTGGCTGGTGGCGGAAGCGGGCGGAGCCTTCATAGAGGAGGAGCGTGCGCTGCCTTCGTTAGAGGGCAGGCAGGTGCTGGTTAGAATCGCTGCCAGCGGGATCAATCCCCTCGATACGAAGATTCGTGGAGTGAAAGCAGCCCACGCCCAACAATCCCTTCCGGCAGTGCTGGGGCTGGACATGGCCGGCACAGTGGAAGACGTCGGGGCCGAGGTGACAGAATTCAAAGCCGGAGATGAAGTGTACGGCATGGTAGGGGGTGTCGGCGGATTGCAAGGAACCCTCGCGAAGTTCATCGTGGCGGATTCCGATCTGCTCGCACTGAAGCCGGCAACTCTCTCCATGCGCCAGGCTGCGGCCATGCCCCTGGTGACAATCACCGCCTGGGAAGGGTTGGTAGATCGAGCAAACGTTCAGGCTGGCCAAACCGTGCTGATTCACGCAGGGGCGGGAGGCATTGGGCATATCGCAATCCAGATCGCCCGAGCCAGGGGGGCGGAAGTCTTTGCAACTGTCTCCGCAAACAAAGTCGCGATCGTACGCAACCTGGGAGCGACACCCATCAATTACCAGCTCGCGACTCCCGCTGAATACATGGAGAAGTATACCCGGGGAGCAGGCTTTGACATCATTTATGACACCGTGGGTGGCGCAACGCTGGATGCATCTTTTCAGGTAGCGAAACGCTACACCGGCCATGTGTTGAGCGCGTTAGGGTGGGGGTCTCATTCGCTGGCGCCCCTTTCGTTTCGTGGGGCAACCTACTCAGGTGTCTTCACGCTGTTTCCAATGCTGAGCGGTGAAGGGCGACCTCATCATGGCGAGATCCTGAAGGATGCGGCAGCGCTTGTCGATGCCGGCCATCTTACTCCATTACTTAACGAAAGGCATTTTTCTTCGGCGCAGATTCACGAAGCCTTCGCGGCCGTGGAAGCTGGCACAACAGGAAAAGTCGTGGTCGAGATTGAAGCGTGA